The following are encoded in a window of Arvicanthis niloticus isolate mArvNil1 chromosome 1, mArvNil1.pat.X, whole genome shotgun sequence genomic DNA:
- the Ovol3 gene encoding putative transcription factor ovo-like protein 3, producing MPRVFLVRSRLRPQPPNWSHLPDQLRGDAYIPDCSSLPVPPAHTSSGLRDTWAVSPQGTLTSTPKGPGTLGCPLCPKAFPLQRMLTRHLKCHSPARRHVCHYCGKGFHDAFDLKRHMRTHTGIRPFRCGACGKAFTQRCSLEAHLAKVHGQPASYAYRERREKLHVCEDCGFTSSRPEAYAQHRTLHRTT from the exons ATGCCCCGGGTCTTTCTTGTGAGGAGTAGGCTGCGTCCACAGCCACCTAACTGGAGCCACCTTCCTGACCAGCTCCGGGGAGATGCCTATATCCCAG ACTGCAGCAGCCTGCCAGTGCCACCAGCACACACATCTTCTGGTCTGAGAGACACCTGGGCAGTG TCCCCACAGGGGACACTGACCTCTACTCCCAAGGGCCCCGGGACACTCGGCTGCCCACTCTGCCCCAAGGCCTTCCCGCTGCAACGCATGCTGACTCGGCACCTCAAATGCCACAGCCCAGCGAGGCGCCACGTGTGCCACTATTGTGGCAAAGGCTTTCACGATGCCTTCGATCTCAAGCGCCACATGAGGACTCACACCG GAATACGGCCATTCCGGTGCGGAGCCTGTGGGAAAGCTTTCACACAGCGCTGCTCCCTTGAAGCTCATCTTGCCAAGGTACACGGGCAGCCAGCCAGCTACGCTTACCGGGAGCGCAGGGAGAAGCTGCACGTGTGTGAAGACTGTGGCTTCACCAGCTCTCGGCCTGAGGCTTATGCACAGCACCGCACCCTGCACCGCACAACCTGA